In the Burkholderia glumae LMG 2196 = ATCC 33617 genome, one interval contains:
- the ggt gene encoding gamma-glutamyltransferase, whose product MRRFLPAASVLAVCLAPIAHAASEPAVEARHGMVVSSQHLASEIGVQILKQGGNAVDAAVAVGYAQAVTNPCCGNIGGGGFMTLHLADGRDRFIDFREKAPAGASANMYLDEAGNVRKGASLYGYLAVGVPGTVAGLNLAERKYGRLTLRQVMAPAIRLARDGFVLTRGDTDILDTTTDRLRDDPDAARVFLRKDGTPLQPGDRLVQKDLAATLEGIAQHGDDAFYHGRIAQAVEAASRRGGGVITAADFAAYRAEDTEPLKCSYRGYTFISAPPPSSGGVTLCETLNILEGYDMRALGYHSAAAVHYMTEAMRHAYLDRNTLLGDPAFVDNPVERLTSKAYADQIRQTISDDRAASSKQVVPGFGVHEKPETTHYSIIDADGNAVSTTYTVNGRFGAVVIAPGTGFFLNDEMDDFTTKIGAQNLFGLVQGSRNAIAPGKRPLSSMAPTVVTKDGKVFMVIGSPGGSRIITITLETALNVIDYAMPPQDAVDAPRVHHQWLPDEVYYETRGLSPDTLAILRRMGYKMVEQTPWGAAELVLVGLPGTEVASRASSGNDASVSDIVRPGFIYGANDPRRPAGAAVGY is encoded by the coding sequence ATGAGGCGCTTCCTTCCCGCCGCCAGCGTACTGGCCGTCTGCCTTGCCCCGATCGCCCATGCGGCCTCCGAGCCAGCGGTGGAGGCGCGGCACGGCATGGTGGTGTCGTCGCAGCATTTGGCCTCCGAGATCGGCGTGCAGATCCTCAAGCAGGGCGGCAACGCCGTGGACGCGGCGGTGGCCGTGGGCTACGCGCAGGCCGTCACGAACCCCTGTTGCGGCAACATCGGCGGCGGCGGATTCATGACGCTGCATCTGGCCGACGGGCGCGACCGCTTCATCGATTTCCGCGAGAAGGCGCCGGCCGGCGCTTCGGCGAACATGTACCTCGACGAGGCCGGCAACGTGCGCAAGGGCGCGAGCCTGTACGGCTATCTGGCCGTCGGCGTGCCCGGCACGGTGGCCGGCCTGAACCTCGCCGAGCGCAAGTACGGCAGGCTCACGCTGCGCCAGGTGATGGCGCCTGCGATCCGGCTCGCGCGCGACGGCTTCGTCCTCACGCGCGGCGACACCGACATCCTCGACACCACCACCGACCGCTTGCGCGACGATCCCGACGCGGCCCGCGTGTTCCTGCGCAAGGACGGCACGCCGCTGCAGCCCGGCGACCGCCTGGTGCAGAAGGATCTGGCCGCGACGCTCGAGGGCATTGCGCAGCACGGCGACGACGCGTTCTACCACGGCAGGATTGCGCAGGCCGTGGAAGCCGCCTCGAGGCGCGGCGGCGGCGTGATCACGGCGGCCGATTTCGCGGCCTACCGCGCCGAGGACACCGAGCCGCTCAAATGCAGCTATCGCGGCTACACCTTCATCTCGGCGCCGCCGCCGAGCTCGGGCGGCGTCACGCTCTGCGAGACGCTGAACATCCTCGAGGGCTACGACATGCGCGCGCTCGGCTATCACTCGGCCGCGGCGGTCCACTACATGACCGAGGCGATGCGCCATGCCTATCTCGACCGCAACACGCTGCTCGGCGATCCGGCATTCGTCGACAATCCGGTCGAGCGCCTGACGAGCAAGGCCTATGCGGACCAGATCCGCCAGACCATCAGCGACGATCGGGCCGCCTCGTCGAAGCAGGTCGTGCCGGGCTTCGGCGTCCACGAAAAGCCCGAGACGACGCATTACTCGATCATCGACGCCGACGGCAACGCGGTATCGACCACCTACACGGTGAACGGCCGGTTCGGCGCCGTGGTGATCGCGCCGGGCACCGGCTTCTTCCTCAACGACGAGATGGACGACTTCACCACCAAGATCGGCGCGCAGAACCTGTTCGGCCTCGTGCAGGGCTCGCGCAACGCGATCGCGCCGGGCAAGCGGCCGCTCTCGTCGATGGCGCCGACGGTGGTCACGAAGGACGGCAAGGTGTTCATGGTGATCGGCTCGCCGGGCGGCTCGCGCATCATCACGATCACGCTCGAGACCGCGCTGAACGTGATCGACTACGCGATGCCGCCGCAGGATGCCGTGGATGCGCCGCGCGTCCATCACCAGTGGCTGCCCGACGAGGTCTATTACGAAACGCGCGGCCTGTCGCCCGACACGCTCGCGATCCTGCGCAGGATGGGCTACAAGATGGTCGAGCAGACGCCCTGGGGCGCCGCCGAGCTGGTGCTGGTCGGGCTGCCCGGCACCGAGGTGGCGAGCCGCGCCAGCTCGGGCAACGATGCGTCGGTGTCGGACATCGTGCGGCCCGGCTTCATCTACGGCGCGAACGATCCGCGCCGGCCGGCCGGCGCGGCGGTGGGCTACTGA
- a CDS encoding LysR family transcriptional regulator — MLERIHLVIIREVARQGSLTAAADVLCLTQSALSHTVKKIEQQLGTPIWDREGRSLRLTQAGQYLLSLAERLLPQFEHAEARMKQYADGERGTLRIGMECHPCYQWLLKVVSPYLARWPDVDVDVKQRFQFGGIGALFGYDIDVLVTPDPLARPGLRFEPVFDYEQVLVVADRHPLAGVRYVKPAQLADETLITYPVETDRLDIYNHFLRPANIAPRRHKTIETTDIMLQMVASNRGVAALPRWLAEEYVQRMPVAAVKLGKHGIAKQIFLGMREADESVDYLRSFVELARGSNLPPPRMRR, encoded by the coding sequence ATGCTCGAACGCATCCATCTCGTCATCATTCGCGAAGTCGCCCGGCAGGGCTCGCTGACGGCCGCCGCCGACGTGCTGTGCCTGACCCAGTCGGCGCTGAGCCACACCGTCAAGAAGATCGAGCAGCAGCTCGGCACGCCGATCTGGGATCGTGAAGGGCGCAGCCTGCGGCTCACGCAGGCCGGGCAATACCTGCTGTCGCTGGCCGAGCGGCTGCTGCCGCAGTTCGAGCATGCCGAGGCGCGCATGAAGCAGTACGCCGACGGCGAGCGCGGCACGCTGCGCATCGGCATGGAGTGCCACCCGTGCTATCAGTGGCTGCTGAAGGTGGTGTCGCCTTACCTCGCGCGCTGGCCCGACGTGGACGTGGACGTCAAGCAGCGCTTCCAGTTCGGCGGCATCGGCGCGCTGTTCGGCTATGACATCGACGTGCTGGTTACCCCCGATCCCCTCGCGCGCCCGGGGCTGCGTTTCGAGCCGGTGTTCGACTACGAGCAGGTGCTGGTGGTGGCCGACCGGCACCCGCTGGCCGGCGTGCGCTACGTGAAGCCCGCGCAACTGGCGGACGAGACCCTCATCACCTATCCCGTCGAAACCGACCGGCTCGACATCTACAACCACTTCCTGCGCCCGGCCAACATCGCGCCGCGCCGCCACAAGACCATCGAGACCACCGACATCATGCTGCAGATGGTGGCCAGCAATCGCGGCGTGGCCGCGCTGCCGCGCTGGCTTGCCGAGGAATACGTCCAGCGCATGCCGGTTGCCGCCGTGAAGCTCGGCAAGCACGGCATCGCCAAGCAGATCTTCCTCGGCATGCGCGAGGCGGACGAATCGGTCGATTATCTGCGCTCGTTCGTCGAGCTCGCGCGCGGGTCGAACCTGCCGCCGCCGCGCATGCGCCGGTGA
- the metE gene encoding 5-methyltetrahydropteroyltriglutamate--homocysteine S-methyltransferase: protein MVTTHNLGFPRIGAKRELKFALERYWKGESSRDELKALGAELRARHWHHQAGLDLVPVGDFAFYDQVLDMSFTLGNLPERVRDFHGDALDNSFRVARGRSAAPHAACCGGVAAGEMTKWFDTNYHYIVPEFTADTSFTLDASRLTAQLAEARAQGTKAKAVIIGPVTYLWLGKTKDASDRLALLPRLLPAYAALLDALAADGVAWVQIDEPALVTELDDAWRQAFITAYEALKSRRVKLLLATYFGPLLDNLDLAVKLPVDGLHLDAIHARSEVLLAADRLPAASVLSVGVINGRNVWKTDLTAALDWLEPLAGRLGERLWIAPSCSLLHVPVDLAGETKLDAEIRSWLAFALQKLDELQVLAAALNQGRAAVADALAANAAAVAARRASPRVHNPAVKAAVAKLDARLGRRASAYAERAAKQAARLRLPRFPTTTIGSFPQTAEIRQARSRFKAGTLDLDGYRAAMRAEIARSVREQERLGLDVLVHGEAERNDMVEYFGEQLDGYAFSQFGWVQSYGSRCVKPPILFGDISRPKAMTVEWIAYAQSLTPKPMKGMLTGPVTLLNWSFVRDDQPRSVSCRQLALAIREEVIDLEKAGVSVIQIDEAALREGLPLRRAQWADYLGWAVDAFRISANGVRDETQIHTHMCYSEFNDIIASIAEMDADVITIETSRSDMELLDAFDDFKYPNEIGPGVYDIHSPNIPTEQQIVALMKKAAERVPAERLWVNPDCGLKTRQWAEVIPALTNMVSAAKALRSQSR from the coding sequence ATGGTCACCACTCACAACCTCGGCTTCCCTCGCATCGGCGCGAAACGCGAACTGAAATTCGCCCTCGAGCGCTACTGGAAGGGCGAGTCCTCGCGCGACGAGCTCAAGGCGCTGGGCGCCGAACTGCGCGCGCGCCACTGGCACCACCAGGCCGGGCTCGACCTCGTGCCGGTCGGCGATTTCGCGTTCTACGACCAGGTACTCGACATGAGCTTCACGCTCGGCAACCTGCCCGAGCGGGTGCGCGACTTCCACGGCGATGCGCTCGACAACAGCTTCCGCGTGGCGCGCGGCCGGTCGGCGGCCCCTCATGCCGCGTGCTGCGGCGGGGTCGCGGCCGGCGAGATGACGAAGTGGTTCGACACCAACTACCACTACATCGTCCCCGAATTCACGGCCGATACCTCATTCACGCTCGATGCCTCGCGCCTGACGGCGCAACTCGCCGAGGCGCGCGCCCAGGGCACGAAGGCCAAGGCCGTGATCATCGGCCCGGTCACCTACCTGTGGCTCGGCAAGACCAAGGACGCGTCGGACAGGCTCGCGCTGCTGCCGCGCCTCCTGCCCGCCTACGCGGCACTGCTCGACGCGCTGGCCGCCGACGGCGTGGCGTGGGTGCAGATCGACGAGCCGGCGCTCGTCACCGAGCTCGACGACGCGTGGCGGCAGGCGTTCATCACGGCCTACGAGGCGCTGAAGTCGCGCAGGGTCAAGCTGCTGCTGGCCACCTACTTCGGCCCGCTGCTCGACAATCTCGATCTGGCCGTGAAGCTGCCCGTCGACGGCCTGCATCTCGACGCGATCCATGCCCGCAGCGAAGTGCTGCTGGCGGCGGACCGGCTGCCGGCCGCGAGCGTGCTGTCGGTGGGCGTCATCAACGGCCGCAACGTCTGGAAGACCGATCTGACGGCCGCGCTCGACTGGCTCGAGCCGCTCGCCGGCCGCCTCGGCGAGCGCCTCTGGATCGCGCCGTCGTGCTCGCTGCTGCACGTGCCGGTCGATCTCGCCGGCGAGACGAAGCTCGACGCCGAGATCCGGTCGTGGCTCGCCTTCGCGCTGCAGAAGCTCGACGAACTGCAGGTGCTGGCCGCCGCGCTGAACCAGGGCCGCGCCGCCGTGGCCGACGCGCTGGCCGCCAACGCCGCCGCCGTCGCGGCGCGCCGCGCGTCGCCGCGCGTGCACAACCCGGCCGTGAAGGCCGCCGTCGCGAAGCTCGACGCGCGGCTCGGCCGGCGCGCGAGCGCCTATGCCGAGCGCGCCGCGAAGCAGGCCGCGCGCCTGCGGCTGCCGAGGTTCCCCACCACCACGATCGGCTCGTTTCCGCAGACGGCCGAGATCCGCCAGGCGCGCAGCCGGTTCAAGGCCGGCACGCTCGACCTGGACGGCTACCGCGCCGCGATGCGCGCCGAGATCGCGCGCAGCGTGCGCGAGCAGGAACGCCTCGGGCTCGACGTGCTGGTCCACGGCGAAGCGGAGCGCAACGACATGGTCGAATACTTCGGCGAGCAGCTCGACGGCTACGCGTTCAGCCAGTTCGGCTGGGTGCAGTCCTACGGCTCGCGCTGCGTGAAGCCGCCGATCCTGTTCGGCGACATCAGCCGCCCGAAGGCGATGACGGTCGAGTGGATCGCCTATGCGCAGTCGCTGACGCCAAAGCCGATGAAGGGCATGCTGACCGGCCCCGTCACGCTGCTGAACTGGTCGTTCGTGCGTGACGACCAGCCGCGCTCGGTGTCGTGCCGCCAGCTCGCGCTGGCGATCCGCGAGGAAGTGATCGATCTCGAGAAGGCCGGCGTGAGCGTGATCCAGATCGACGAGGCCGCGCTGCGCGAAGGCCTGCCGCTGCGTCGCGCGCAGTGGGCCGACTACCTGGGCTGGGCAGTCGACGCGTTCCGCATCAGTGCCAACGGCGTGCGCGACGAGACGCAGATCCACACCCACATGTGCTATTCGGAGTTCAACGACATCATCGCGTCGATCGCCGAGATGGACGCCGACGTCATCACGATCGAGACATCGCGCTCCGACATGGAGCTGCTCGACGCGTTCGACGACTTCAAGTACCCGAACGAGATCGGGCCGGGCGTGTACGACATCCATTCGCCGAACATCCCGACCGAGCAGCAGATCGTCGCGTTGATGAAGAAGGCGGCCGAGCGCGTGCCCGCCGAGCGCCTGTGGGTCAACCCGGACTGCGGCCTGAAGACCCGCCAATGGGCCGAGGTGATTCCGGCGCTGACCAACATGGTGTCGGCGGCGAAGGCGCTGCGCAGCCAGAGTCGGTAG
- a CDS encoding GNAT family N-acetyltransferase, protein MEIRDAREQDVAGITAIYNDAVMNTLAIWNETAVDTANRTAWLADRGRAGYPVLVAVDAAQQVLGYASFGDWRPFDGFRATVEHSIYVRADQRGNGIGRQLMVALIERARAIGKHVMVAGIEANNAGSIRLHETLGFRDTGTLRQVGMKFGQWLDLTFMQLTLDTRATPQAKLP, encoded by the coding sequence ATGGAGATCCGCGACGCGCGCGAGCAGGATGTGGCAGGCATCACGGCAATCTACAACGATGCCGTGATGAACACGCTGGCGATCTGGAACGAGACTGCCGTGGACACGGCGAACCGCACCGCCTGGCTGGCCGATCGCGGCCGCGCCGGCTACCCGGTGCTGGTGGCCGTGGACGCTGCGCAGCAGGTACTCGGCTACGCGTCGTTTGGCGACTGGCGCCCGTTCGACGGCTTCCGCGCCACCGTCGAGCACTCGATCTACGTGCGCGCCGACCAGCGCGGCAACGGCATCGGCCGGCAGCTGATGGTGGCGCTGATCGAACGCGCGCGCGCGATCGGCAAGCACGTGATGGTGGCCGGCATCGAAGCCAACAACGCCGGCTCGATCCGGCTGCACGAAACGCTCGGCTTCCGTGACACCGGCACGCTGCGGCAGGTGGGCATGAAGTTCGGCCAGTGGCTCGACCTGACGTTCATGCAACTGACGCTCGACACGCGGGCGACGCCGCAGGCGAAGCTGCCTTGA
- a CDS encoding FadR/GntR family transcriptional regulator yields the protein MFEKIPARAMSDAVAQQLLRQIEIGGFAGTGKLPTESVLAQQFGVSRTVIREAISRLKNEGVVEPRQGSGVFIAQHGAIRPLRIDYAEAVGTGSLVHLLALRRAIEAEVAAEAAQRRTDADLQRIDAALAKIDAAVAAGRDGVAEDIAFHRTIAAVTGNPYFLKTLSFLNQYLEAGVMVTRRNEATREDFSRQVREEHAAIAAAIRAGDAPAAGNAARIHLVNAARRLAQAGLG from the coding sequence ATGTTCGAGAAAATCCCGGCGCGCGCGATGAGCGACGCCGTCGCGCAGCAGTTGCTCAGGCAGATCGAGATCGGCGGCTTCGCCGGCACCGGCAAGCTGCCGACCGAATCCGTGCTGGCGCAGCAGTTCGGCGTGAGCCGCACGGTGATCCGCGAGGCGATCTCGCGGCTCAAGAACGAAGGCGTGGTCGAGCCGCGCCAGGGCAGCGGCGTGTTCATCGCGCAGCACGGCGCGATCCGGCCACTGCGGATCGACTACGCGGAGGCGGTGGGAACGGGCTCGCTCGTGCACCTGCTCGCGCTGCGCCGGGCAATCGAGGCCGAGGTGGCCGCCGAGGCCGCGCAGCGCCGCACCGACGCCGACCTGCAGCGCATCGACGCAGCCCTCGCGAAGATCGACGCGGCCGTGGCCGCGGGCCGCGACGGCGTGGCCGAGGACATCGCGTTTCACCGCACGATCGCCGCCGTCACCGGCAACCCCTATTTCCTGAAGACCCTGAGCTTCCTGAACCAGTACCTCGAAGCGGGCGTGATGGTCACGCGCCGCAACGAGGCGACGCGCGAGGATTTCTCGCGCCAGGTGCGCGAGGAGCACGCGGCGATCGCCGCCGCGATCCGCGCCGGCGACGCGCCGGCCGCCGGCAACGCGGCGCGCATCCATCTGGTGAACGCCGCGCGGCGCCTGGCGCAGGCGGGCCTGGGCTGA
- the ltnD gene encoding L-threonate dehydrogenase, which yields MSRQVGVIGLGAMGLGVARSLLRAGFRVHACDVRHSVLDAFAAEGGIRCATPAELGARCEVVITLVVDAAQTDTVLFGEHGAVPAMRPGTVVISSATVAPEFAQQLGARVEAAGLLMLDAPVSGGAARAASGQMTMMSSGPAAAYAACEDVLAAISAKLYRLGAEHGAGSKVKIINQLLAGVHIAAAAEAMALGLREGVDADALYEVITHSAGNSWMFENRVPHILNGDYAPLSAVDIFVKDLGLVLDTARRSKFPLPLSATAHQMFMNASSAGHGGEDDSAVIKTFPGITLPPAR from the coding sequence ATGTCACGACAAGTAGGCGTCATCGGGCTCGGCGCGATGGGACTCGGCGTGGCGCGCTCGCTGCTGCGCGCCGGATTCCGCGTCCATGCCTGCGACGTGCGCCACAGCGTGCTCGACGCGTTCGCGGCCGAGGGCGGCATCCGCTGCGCCACCCCCGCCGAACTGGGCGCGCGGTGCGAGGTGGTGATCACGCTGGTGGTCGACGCGGCCCAGACCGACACCGTGCTGTTCGGCGAGCACGGTGCGGTGCCGGCCATGCGGCCCGGCACGGTGGTGATCTCGAGCGCCACGGTCGCGCCGGAATTCGCGCAGCAGCTCGGCGCGCGCGTCGAGGCGGCCGGCCTGCTGATGCTCGATGCGCCGGTATCCGGCGGTGCCGCGCGCGCGGCCTCGGGCCAGATGACGATGATGAGCTCGGGGCCGGCGGCCGCCTACGCGGCCTGCGAGGACGTGCTCGCGGCGATCTCGGCCAAGCTCTACCGGCTCGGCGCCGAGCATGGCGCGGGCTCGAAGGTGAAGATCATCAACCAGCTGCTGGCCGGCGTGCATATCGCGGCGGCCGCCGAGGCGATGGCGCTCGGACTGCGCGAGGGCGTGGACGCCGACGCGCTCTACGAGGTGATCACGCACAGCGCCGGCAACTCCTGGATGTTCGAGAACCGCGTGCCGCATATCCTGAACGGCGACTACGCGCCGCTTTCCGCCGTCGACATCTTCGTCAAGGATCTCGGCCTGGTGCTCGATACCGCGCGCCGCAGCAAGTTCCCGCTGCCGCTGTCGGCCACCGCGCACCAGATGTTCATGAACGCGTCGAGCGCCGGCCACGGCGGCGAGGACGATTCCGCCGTGATCAAGACCTTCCCCGGCATCACGCTGCCACCGGCGCGCTGA
- the otnK gene encoding 3-oxo-tetronate kinase yields the protein MTDSATPARPLLGCIADDFTGATDLANMLVKSGMRTIQTIGVPEPGARLDADALVVALKSRTIPAADAVARSLAALAWLRGQGCRQFYFKYCSTFDSTDAGNIGPVADALARALGADDALVIACPAFPETGRTIYRGHLFVGDAPLDESGMEQHPLTPMRDANLVRVLQRQTPSKVGLVRYDTIARGAGAVREAFAALRADGVRYAITDALSDADLHTVGEACSDHLLVTGGSGLALGLPANFRRAGLLRERGDAAALPRVAGGAVVLAGSASKATNAQVAEWRASRPALRLDPLAISRGEPVVADALGFFDAQRGEPVLIYATAAPDEVKAVQQQLGAEAAGALVELTLAEIARGLLTRGVRRFVVAGGETSGAVVQALGVRALQIGAQIDPGVPATATLDGQFALALKSGNFGAVDFFARALARLENLA from the coding sequence ATGACCGACTCCGCCACCCCCGCCCGTCCGCTGCTCGGCTGCATCGCCGACGATTTCACCGGCGCGACCGACCTCGCGAACATGCTCGTGAAGAGCGGCATGCGCACGATCCAGACCATCGGCGTGCCCGAACCCGGCGCGCGGCTCGACGCCGACGCGCTCGTCGTCGCGCTGAAGTCGCGCACGATCCCGGCCGCCGACGCCGTGGCCCGGTCGCTCGCCGCGCTCGCCTGGCTGCGCGGGCAGGGCTGCCGGCAGTTCTATTTCAAGTATTGCTCGACCTTCGATTCGACTGACGCCGGCAACATCGGCCCGGTGGCCGACGCGCTCGCCCGCGCGCTCGGCGCCGACGATGCGCTGGTGATTGCCTGCCCCGCGTTTCCCGAGACGGGGCGCACGATCTATCGCGGCCACCTGTTCGTCGGCGACGCGCCGCTCGACGAATCGGGCATGGAGCAGCATCCGCTCACGCCGATGAGGGACGCGAACCTGGTGCGCGTGCTGCAGCGGCAGACGCCGTCGAAGGTCGGCCTGGTGCGCTACGACACGATCGCGCGCGGTGCCGGCGCGGTGCGCGAGGCGTTCGCGGCGCTGCGCGCCGACGGCGTGCGCTACGCGATCACCGATGCGCTGTCCGACGCGGACCTGCACACGGTGGGCGAGGCCTGCAGCGATCACCTGCTCGTGACGGGCGGCTCGGGCCTCGCGCTCGGCCTGCCGGCCAACTTCCGGCGCGCGGGCCTGCTGCGCGAGCGCGGCGACGCGGCGGCGCTGCCGCGCGTGGCGGGCGGCGCCGTGGTGCTGGCCGGCAGCGCCTCGAAGGCGACCAACGCGCAGGTGGCCGAGTGGCGCGCGAGCCGTCCGGCGCTGCGCCTCGATCCGCTCGCGATCTCGCGCGGCGAACCGGTGGTGGCCGACGCGCTCGGCTTCTTCGACGCGCAGCGGGGCGAGCCGGTGCTGATCTACGCCACCGCCGCGCCCGACGAGGTGAAGGCGGTGCAGCAGCAGCTCGGCGCCGAGGCCGCGGGCGCGCTCGTCGAGCTGACGCTGGCCGAGATCGCGCGCGGGCTGCTCACGCGCGGCGTGCGCCGTTTCGTGGTGGCGGGCGGCGAAACCTCCGGCGCGGTGGTGCAGGCGCTCGGCGTAAGGGCGCTGCAGATCGGCGCGCAGATCGACCCCGGCGTGCCCGCCACCGCCACGCTCGACGGCCAGTTCGCGCTGGCGCTGAAGTCGGGCAATTTCGGCGCCGTCGATTTCTTCGCCAGGGCGCTGGCACGTCTGGAGAACCTCGCATGA
- a CDS encoding aldolase, whose protein sequence is MSTEQQLRETLCAVGASLFARGHAVGTAGNLSARLDDGWLITPTDACLGRLDPARIAKVDLNGQPVSGDKPSKTLALHRGIYARNPEARGVVHTHSTHLVALTLAGVWRDEDVLPPITPYYVMKVGHVPLIRYRRPGDPAVAAEVAALADRVRGVLLERLGPVVWAPSVEQASAVLEELEETARLWLMTNPKPAPLDEPALDELRRSFGARW, encoded by the coding sequence ATGAGCACCGAACAGCAGCTGCGCGAAACCCTCTGCGCAGTGGGCGCGAGCCTGTTCGCGCGCGGCCACGCGGTAGGCACCGCCGGCAACCTCAGCGCGCGGCTCGACGACGGCTGGCTGATCACGCCCACCGACGCATGCCTGGGCCGGCTCGACCCGGCGCGCATCGCCAAGGTGGACCTGAACGGCCAGCCCGTGTCCGGCGACAAGCCCTCGAAGACGCTCGCGCTGCATCGCGGCATCTACGCGCGCAATCCCGAAGCGCGCGGCGTGGTCCACACGCACTCGACCCATCTCGTCGCGCTGACGCTCGCGGGAGTCTGGCGCGACGAGGACGTGCTGCCGCCGATCACGCCGTATTACGTGATGAAGGTCGGCCATGTGCCGCTGATCCGCTACCGGCGCCCGGGCGACCCCGCCGTCGCGGCCGAGGTGGCCGCGCTGGCCGACCGCGTGCGCGGCGTGCTGCTCGAACGGCTCGGGCCGGTGGTGTGGGCGCCGTCGGTCGAGCAGGCCTCGGCGGTGCTCGAGGAGCTGGAGGAAACCGCGCGGCTGTGGCTGATGACGAACCCGAAGCCGGCGCCGCTCGACGAGCCCGCGCTCGACGAGCTGCGCCGCAGCTTCGGCGCGCGCTGGTGA
- the otnI gene encoding 2-oxo-tetronate isomerase, giving the protein MPRFAANLSMMYQEHPFLERFAAAARDGFRAVEYLFPYAFPAAELKARLDGAGLVQALFNAPPGDWAAGERGIAALPGREDEFRRAVETALDYARVIGNDKLHVMAGLVAADADRARHRDVYLRNLAYAAQAARGAGLQVLIEPINPRDMPGYFLNRQDDAQAICREVGAPNLRVQFDCYHCQIVEGDLAKKLERDFAGIGHIQVAGVPERHEPDLGELNYPYLFALLDRLGYDGWIGCEYRPKAGTSDGLGWLRPYR; this is encoded by the coding sequence ATGCCACGCTTTGCCGCCAATCTTTCGATGATGTACCAGGAGCACCCGTTCCTCGAGCGCTTCGCCGCCGCGGCGCGCGACGGCTTCCGGGCGGTCGAGTACCTGTTCCCCTATGCGTTCCCGGCCGCCGAGCTGAAGGCGCGGCTCGACGGCGCCGGGCTCGTGCAGGCGCTGTTCAACGCCCCGCCCGGCGACTGGGCGGCCGGCGAACGCGGCATCGCCGCGCTGCCGGGCCGCGAGGACGAATTCCGCCGCGCCGTGGAGACCGCGCTCGACTACGCGCGCGTGATCGGCAACGACAAGCTGCACGTGATGGCCGGCCTGGTGGCGGCCGATGCCGACCGCGCGCGCCACCGCGACGTCTACCTGCGCAATCTCGCCTATGCGGCGCAGGCCGCGCGGGGCGCCGGGCTGCAGGTGCTGATCGAGCCGATCAACCCGCGCGACATGCCCGGCTACTTCCTGAACCGCCAGGACGACGCGCAGGCGATCTGCCGCGAGGTGGGCGCGCCGAACCTGCGCGTGCAGTTCGATTGCTATCACTGCCAGATCGTCGAGGGCGACCTCGCGAAGAAGCTCGAACGCGACTTCGCCGGCATCGGCCACATCCAGGTGGCAGGCGTGCCCGAGCGGCACGAGCCGGACCTCGGCGAACTGAATTATCCGTACCTGTTCGCCCTGCTCGACCGGCTCGGCTACGACGGCTGGATCGGCTGCGAATACCGGCCGAAGGCCGGCACCTCCGACGGCCTCGGCTGGCTGCGCCCGTACCGGTGA